From Chrysiogenia bacterium, one genomic window encodes:
- a CDS encoding VTT domain-containing protein, with translation MVDSAFEFFSQLDGFALYLAIYATLVANSVGLPIPEEVVLVIAGYLSGGQEAILNPYIAAAFGMLGILTGDSAIFGIARRYGEDILDFKPVRKIFHKKRMERASHYFEKYGAKVVFVARFISGARAPVYLIAGILRMPYRKFLALDAIAACIGIPLWIWLGHTAAGNVHELTRRVQTSKQHLTVILVIVIVAVVLYQAYTFITKSLSEKAVREYEKEHPDALLKDHILPEHVRGLEEPHHRGEKMSIFKAYDIRGVVPTQLDAELARRIGWSIGTFLEVEQVVVGRDVRASADEITDALCRGLGQAGVKVLDIGRGTTPLTNFANGVRGAGGSVMVTASHNPPEYNGFKISRANAVPVYDKEITRIGELCDEAPEDDGSSPERIATDVRVEFIDRVVARAETGGKRLKVVADLSSGAATVLSPEIFEKLPHDFVLLNAEPDGTFPSHPPDPLEEENLEQCRKAILAEGADLGAVYDGDADRVVFLDEKGETLTGDLATLLMALDLIGMSDDEKPVCFYDVRSSRMVPEKLREAGADPRQCRVGHAFIKTAMREAGGLCAGELSGHYYFRDNFYAENSDLALVLLLNLLGKQGKALSEVAAPYRAYFPSGEINMQVADKAAAIEKISQHYQEGKQSRLDGLTVEFPDWWFNLRASNTEPLLRLNLESTASREDMERHRDEILALIGH, from the coding sequence ATGGTCGACTCAGCCTTTGAATTTTTCAGCCAGCTCGACGGCTTCGCCCTCTACCTGGCCATCTATGCGACCCTCGTGGCCAACAGCGTGGGATTGCCCATTCCCGAGGAAGTTGTACTCGTGATTGCCGGCTATCTCTCGGGCGGGCAAGAAGCCATCCTCAATCCCTACATCGCGGCCGCCTTCGGAATGCTGGGCATTCTCACGGGTGACTCGGCCATCTTCGGCATTGCGCGGCGCTACGGCGAGGACATCCTCGACTTCAAACCCGTCCGGAAGATCTTCCACAAAAAGCGCATGGAACGCGCCAGCCACTACTTCGAGAAATACGGCGCGAAGGTCGTGTTCGTTGCCCGTTTCATCTCGGGCGCGCGCGCCCCGGTGTATCTGATTGCGGGCATTTTGCGCATGCCCTACCGGAAGTTTCTGGCCCTCGACGCGATTGCCGCCTGCATCGGGATCCCGCTGTGGATCTGGCTCGGACACACGGCCGCCGGCAATGTCCACGAGCTCACCCGCCGGGTGCAAACCTCCAAGCAGCACCTGACCGTGATTCTCGTCATCGTCATCGTCGCAGTCGTGCTTTATCAGGCCTACACCTTCATCACGAAGTCGCTTTCGGAAAAGGCTGTGCGCGAGTATGAAAAGGAACATCCCGACGCACTGCTCAAGGATCACATCCTTCCCGAGCACGTGCGCGGACTTGAAGAACCCCACCACCGAGGAGAGAAGATGAGCATCTTCAAGGCCTACGATATCCGCGGCGTGGTGCCGACGCAGCTCGATGCCGAGCTGGCCCGGCGCATCGGCTGGTCCATTGGAACCTTTCTCGAAGTCGAACAGGTCGTTGTCGGACGCGACGTGCGCGCCAGCGCCGACGAGATCACCGACGCCCTTTGTCGCGGGCTGGGACAGGCAGGGGTGAAGGTCCTGGACATCGGACGCGGCACAACGCCGCTCACGAACTTTGCCAATGGCGTGCGCGGGGCAGGGGGCTCGGTCATGGTGACCGCCAGCCACAACCCGCCCGAATACAACGGATTCAAGATCTCGCGGGCCAATGCGGTGCCGGTCTACGACAAGGAAATCACCCGCATTGGCGAGCTCTGCGACGAAGCCCCCGAAGACGACGGGAGCAGCCCCGAGCGAATCGCGACCGATGTGCGCGTGGAGTTCATCGATCGTGTCGTGGCGCGCGCCGAAACAGGTGGCAAGCGGCTCAAAGTCGTTGCCGACCTCTCCAGCGGGGCGGCGACGGTTCTCTCGCCGGAGATCTTCGAAAAACTTCCCCATGACTTCGTCTTGCTCAACGCCGAGCCCGACGGGACTTTCCCCTCGCATCCGCCCGATCCGCTCGAAGAAGAAAACCTCGAACAGTGTCGCAAGGCGATCCTTGCCGAAGGGGCCGATCTGGGCGCCGTCTATGACGGGGATGCCGATCGCGTGGTCTTTCTCGACGAAAAGGGTGAGACCCTAACCGGCGATCTGGCGACGCTGCTCATGGCGCTCGATCTCATTGGAATGAGTGACGATGAGAAACCCGTGTGTTTCTACGACGTGCGCTCTTCACGCATGGTGCCCGAAAAGCTTCGCGAAGCGGGCGCCGATCCGCGCCAGTGCCGCGTCGGCCACGCGTTTATCAAGACCGCCATGCGCGAGGCCGGCGGCCTGTGCGCCGGTGAGCTCTCGGGTCACTACTATTTCCGCGACAACTTCTACGCCGAGAACTCGGATCTGGCGCTCGTGCTGCTGCTCAATCTGCTGGGCAAGCAGGGCAAGGCGCTCAGCGAAGTGGCCGCGCCCTACCGCGCGTATTTCCCCTCGGGCGAGATCAACATGCAGGTCGCCGACAAGGCAGCGGCGATCGAGAAGATCTCCCAGCACTACCAGGAGGGCAAGCAGTCGCGCCTGGACGGGCTGACCGTGGAATTCCCGGACTGGTGGTTCAACCTGCGGGCCTCCAACACCGAACCGCTGCTGCGCCTGAACCTCGAATCGACCGCCAGCCGCGAGGACATGGAACGCCACCGGGATGAGATTCTGGCTCTGATTGGTCACTAG
- a CDS encoding restriction endonuclease: MSVIFLALIAVTIGFILIGIMGRAPVPALLDETPGDDESRTPPIEFSSPEVFREAVARLLQAQGLEVKEVKAASEYAFEVVAVSGGGGLAGGTVVVDCVYADYPISVDRVSELLGNVRGERALKGVFITTGYFTADVHTIVEGPALELVNGEKLAELLVDYGIDVASIEADM, encoded by the coding sequence ATGTCCGTCATCTTTCTGGCTTTGATTGCCGTGACCATCGGCTTCATTCTCATCGGCATCATGGGACGTGCCCCGGTGCCGGCGCTGCTCGATGAAACGCCGGGGGACGACGAGAGCCGCACGCCCCCCATCGAGTTTTCATCTCCCGAAGTCTTTCGCGAAGCGGTCGCCCGGCTGCTGCAGGCCCAGGGGCTTGAGGTTAAGGAAGTGAAGGCGGCTAGCGAGTATGCCTTCGAAGTGGTGGCCGTGAGCGGGGGCGGGGGCCTGGCGGGCGGCACGGTCGTCGTCGATTGCGTCTATGCCGACTATCCCATCAGCGTGGACCGGGTGAGTGAGCTGCTCGGCAACGTGCGCGGAGAGCGCGCGCTCAAGGGCGTCTTCATCACGACGGGTTATTTCACAGCCGACGTGCACACCATTGTCGAGGGCCCCGCGCTCGAACTCGTCAACGGCGAAAAGCTCGCCGAACTTCTGGTCGACTACGGAATCGACGTCGCATCTATCGAAGCAGATATGTAA